In one Bombyx mori chromosome 22, ASM3026992v2 genomic region, the following are encoded:
- the CPR112 gene encoding cuticular protein RR-2 motif 112 precursor has translation MVSKVMILVALVGAVCGEHAFSSQHIHKYDGHHEPVHHGHHHDYYTHPKFDFEYKVSDPHTGDHKSQHESRDGDDVKGYYSLHQPDGSIRHVDYHGDHHSGLVSCNFNSSVKLY, from the exons ATGGTTTCCAAG GTAATGATTTTAGTTGCTTTGGTGGGTGCAGTGTGCGGTGAGCACGCGTTCTCCTCCCAGCACATCCACAAGTACGATGGTCATCATGAGCCCGTACACCACGGACACCATCATGATTACTAT ACCCACCCTAAATTCGACTTCGAGTACAAAGTGAGCGACCCCCACACCGGCGACCACAAGAGTCAGCACGAGTCCCGCGACGGTGACGACGTTAAGGGATATTACTCGCTGCACCAACCTGATGGCTCTATCAGACACGTCGACTATCATGGTGATCATCATTCTGGGTTAGTATCatgtaattttaattcatcAGTGAAgctatattga
- the CPR113 gene encoding cuticular protein RR-2 motif 113 isoform X1: MVFKVVLFVALVGVVSAEHAFSSQHIHKYDGHHEPVHHGHHYDYYTHPKFDFEYKVSDPHTGDHKSQHESRDGDVVKGYYSLHQPDGSIRHVDYHGDHHSGFHADVKYSTHHIIPHHHHY; this comes from the exons ATGGTATTTAAG GTAGTATTGTTCGTCGCATTGGTCGGTGTTGTATCCGCTGAGCACGCGTTCTCCTCCCAACACATCCACAAGTACGACGGTCACCACGAGCCCGTACATCACGGACACCATTATGATTACTAT ACTCACCCTAAATTCGACTTCGAGTACAAAGTGAGCGACCCTCACACCGGCGACCACAAGAGTCAGCACGAGTCCCGCGACGGTGACGTCGTCAAGGGATATTACTCGCTGCACCAACCTGACGGCTCCATTAGACATGTCGACTATCACGGCGATCACCATTCTGG GTTCCATGCTGATGTGAAATACAGCACTCATCACATTATCCCGCATCACCATCATTACTAG
- the CPR112 gene encoding cuticular protein RR-2 motif 112 isoform X1, with protein MVSKVMILVALVGAVCGEHAFSSQHIHKYDGHHEPVHHGHHHDYYTHPKFDFEYKVSDPHTGDHKSQHESRDGDDVKGYYSLHQPDGSIRHVDYHGDHHSGFHADVKYSTHHIIPHHHHY; from the exons ATGGTTTCCAAG GTAATGATTTTAGTTGCTTTGGTGGGTGCAGTGTGCGGTGAGCACGCGTTCTCCTCCCAGCACATCCACAAGTACGATGGTCATCATGAGCCCGTACACCACGGACACCATCATGATTACTAT ACCCACCCTAAATTCGACTTCGAGTACAAAGTGAGCGACCCCCACACCGGCGACCACAAGAGTCAGCACGAGTCCCGCGACGGTGACGACGTTAAGGGATATTACTCGCTGCACCAACCTGATGGCTCTATCAGACACGTCGACTATCATGGTGATCATCATTCTGG GTTCCATGCTGATGTGAAATACAGTACTCACCATATTATCCCTCATCACCACCATTACTAG
- the CPR113 gene encoding cuticular protein RR-2 motif 113 precursor, giving the protein MIYQVVLFVALVGVVSAEHAFSSQHIHKYDGHHEPVHHGHHYDYYTHPKFDFEYKVSDPHTGDHKSQHESRDGDVVKGYYSLHQPDGSIRHVDYHGDHHSG; this is encoded by the exons atgatataCCAGGTAGTATTGTTCGTCGCATTGGTCGGTGTTGTATCCGCTGAGCACGCGTTCTCCTCCCAACACATCCACAAGTACGACGGTCACCACGAGCCCGTACATCACGGACACCATTATGATTACTAT ACTCACCCTAAATTCGACTTCGAGTACAAAGTGAGCGACCCTCACACCGGCGACCACAAGAGTCAGCACGAGTCCCGCGACGGTGACGTCGTCAAGGGATATTACTCGCTGCACCAACCTGACGGCTCCATTAGACATGTCGACTATCACGGCGATCACCATTCTGGGTAA